CGCGCCTGCAAAACCTCGCGCGTGGCGACGAAGGCTTTCTGCTAGCGATGGGCTACGCGACGCAGCGCGGCTATGCGCACTCGCATCCGTTCGCGGGCGAGATCCGCTTCGGCACCGTCGCGGTCGAAATGAAACTCGACGAACTCGGCATGGCCGTCGATATCGGCGAAATCGACGTGACGGAATGCCAGATGATCAACCAGTTCGCGGGCAGCACCCACGTGCCGCCGACGTTCACGCAAGGCTACGGTCTCGCGTTCGGTCATTCGGAGCGCAAGGCGATGGCGATGGCGCTCGTAGACCGCGCGCTGCGTGCCGAAGAACTCGGGGAGACGATCGGCTCGCCGACGCAGGACGCCGAATTCATGCTGTCGCACAGCGATAACGTCGAAGCGTCGGGCTTCGTGCAGCATCTAAAGCTGCCGCATTACGTCGACTTCCAGTCGGAACTGGAACTGGTGCGCCGTCTGCGTGCAAGGCATGCGGCGCAGGCAAATGACAACGACACTGGGGAGCAGTCCGCATGAACGCGCCCGACTCGACGATGCAAGGCGCCGCGCACGACAGCGCGGTTGAGGGCTACAACTTCGCGTATCTCGACGAACAGACCAAGCGCATGATCCGTCGCGCGTTGTTGAAGGCCGTGGCCGTGCCCGGCTACCAGGTGCCGTTCGCATCGCGCGAAATGCCGTTGCCGTTCGGCTGGGGCACGGGCGGCATTCAGGTGACGGCAGCCATCATCGGCCGCGGCGACACGCTCAAGGTGATCGATCAGGGCTCCGACGAAACGACGAACGCCGTCAACATTCGCCGCTTTTTCGCGCGCACGACGGGTGTCGACACGACACGCAGGACGAGCGAAGCGACCATCGTGCAGACGCGTCACCGAATCCCCGAAACGCCGCTCACCGACAAGCAGATCCTCGTCTATCAGGTGCCGATGCCGGAGCCGCTCTATAGGCTGGAGCCGCGCGTCGCAGAGTGCAAGAAGCTCCATGCGCTCGCCGATTACGGGCTGATCAGCGTGAAGCTCTACGAGGACATCGTGCATCTTGGCAGCATCGCGACGACCTATGACTACCCCGTGATCGTCAACGGACGCTATCTTGCGTCGCCGTCGCCGATTCCGAAGTACGACAATCCGAAGATGCACATGAACCCGGCGCTGCAATTGTTCGGTGCGGGACGCGAGCGGCGCATCCACGCGATCCCGCCTTATACGCCCGTAAAAAGCCTCGATTTCGACGACCATCCGTTCGAGGTGCAGCGCTGGGATCATGCGTGCGCGTTATGCGGATCGACCGAAAGTTTTCTCGACGAAATGATCGTCGACGACGCCGGCAAGCGCATGTTCGTCTGTTCCGACAGCGACTTTTGCCGCGAGCGACGCCAGGCGCACGGTATCGACAACATCGAAGGAGACGGTGCATGACGCCGCTTCTGAGCGCACGCGCGCTCACCAAACGTTATGGCGGCCGCAACGGTTGCCGCAATGTCAGCTTCGATCTGTATGCGGGCGAAGTGCTGTGCATCGTCGGCGAATCGGGGTCGGGCAAATCGACACTGCTCAATGCGCTCGCGCTGCGCACGCCCGCCGATTCGGGCACGTTGCATTATGCGAGCGCAAGCGGCGACACACTCGATCTGCTCGCGCTGTCCGAGCCGCGCAAGCGTCTGCTGATGCGCACCGAATGGGGTTTCGTGCAGCAGAATCCACGCGACGGACTGCGCAGCAGCGTATCGGCGGGCGCGAATATAGGTGAACCGTTGATGGCCGTCGGCGCACGGCACTACGGCAAGATCCGCGAAACCGCGACACAATGGATGTCGCGCGTCGAACTCGATGCTTCGCGTATCGATGAATTGCCGTCGGCGTTTTCGGGCGGCATGCAGCAGCGTCTGCAGATTGCGCGCAATCTCGTCACGGGTCCGCGCCTCGTGTTCATGGACGAACCCACGGCGGGTCTCGACGTATCCGTGCAGGCGCGCCTGCTCGATCTGCTGCGCACGCTGACGTCCACCCTGCATCTGTCCGTGCTGATCGTCACGCACGACATCGGCGTAGCGCGTCTGCTCCCGCACCGGTTGATGGTGATGCAAGGCGGCGAAGTGGTCGAAGCGGGTCTCACGGATCAGGTGCTCGACGATCCGCAACACCCATACACGCAAACGCTCGTCTCTTCCGTTTTGCCCGTTTGAGGTCCACCACGTGATGACACCGTCAATCGAAACATCGTTCATCGACAACGACGCGCTGATGTTGCGCGCGGTCGGCATCGGCAAGACCTTTACGCTGCATGGCCAGGGCGGCGTGCAGATCGAGGCGCTCGCCGACGTGTCGCTCGATGTCGAACGCGGCGAATGCGTCGTGCTGGTCGGCCCGTCGGGCGCGGGCAAGAGCACGTTGCTGCGCTGCCTCTACGGCAACTATCTGGCAAGCACGGGCGCGATCGCGATCCGCGATGACGCGCAAGCGGCGAAGTACCTGCCCATCACGGGCGCGAAGCCGCGCGACGTGCTGCATCTGCGGCGCGCCGTGGTCGGTTACGTGAGCCAGTTCCTGCGCGTGATTCCGCGTGTGAGCACGCTCGATCTCGTGGCCGAACCGCTCGTCTCGCGCGGCGTCGAAGGAGCGCAAGCACGCGCACGCGCCGCCGCGCTGCTCGCGCGGCTGAATGTGCCCGAACGCTTGTGGCACCTCGCGCCCGCTACGTTCTCCGGCGGCGAGCAGCAACGCGTGAACATCGCGCGTGGCCTGATCGCGGAACATCCGCTGCTGCTGCTCGACGAACCGACCGCTTCGCTCGATGCGGAGAATCGAGACATTGTCGCCGGGTTGATCGTCGAGGCGCGCGAATGCGGCGCGGCCATCGTCGGCATCTTCCATGACGAAGACACGCGCGCAAAGGTCGCTACGCGCAGGCTCGAGTTGCAGCCGCCGCAACGTCACGCTGCCGCACTACACTGATATCGTCCGAGCTGGAGCATCGACATGCTGATCAAGAACGCCCGCGTCGTCACGCGGGACGAGGTTTTCAACGGCGTCGTGCAGATCGAGGACGGCGTGATTCGCGAAGTGGCACGCGGCACGACGTCGGCGGTCAACGCGCAGGACTGGGAAGGCGACTATCTGCTGCCGGGTCTGATCGAATTGCACACGGACAACCTCGAGAAACATCTGTTGCCGCGTCCGGGCGTCGAATGGAATACGGACGCCGCCTTCGTGATTCACGACGCCCAGGTGGCCGCCGCCGGCATCACGACCGTATTCGATGCGCTCGCGATCGGCTCGCGCTCGAACGTCGGCTTGCGCGGCCGCGATACACAGACGCGCTGCGCCGCTGCGCTCCGGCGGTTTTCCGAACGCAAGCTGCTGCGCGCCGAGCACTTCCTGCACTTGCGCTGCGAGATCGCGACCTCCGACGTGGTCGAACTGTTCGATCTGCTCAAGGATCATCCGATGTTGCGTCTCGCGTCGGTGATGGATCACACGCCCGGCCAGCGCCAGTGGCACGACCGCGAGCAATGGCGCCGCTTCCAGGAGCGTCACGGCAAGATGACGGACGAGCACATGGCGGCCACGCTCGTCGCACTCGAAGACGAACAGCAGCGTTTCGCGGACGCGCATCGCCGCGCGATCGTCGGACGCTGCAAGGCGCTGGGCGTGCCCGTCGCGAGCCACGACGACACCCTGGTCGAACACGTGCAGCAGGCAGCCGAAGAAGGTATCGTGCTGGCCGAGTTCCCTACCACGCGCGTCGCCGCCGAAGCCGCGCGCCGTCACGGCATCGCGACGATCATGGGCGCGCCGAACATCGTGCGCGGCGGCTCGCACTCGGGCAACGTATCGGCGCTGGAACTGGCGAAGGCGAATCTGCTCGACATTCTCTCGTCCGACTATGTGCCGTCGAGCCTCCTGACGGCCGCCTTCGAACTCGTCGACAAGGCGGACTGGACGCTGCCGCGCGCGATGGCGACCGTGTCGGCGGAACCGGCGCGCACCGCGGGCCTGCACGACCGCGGCGCGGTCGAAGCAGGACTGCGCGCCGACCTGATCCGCGTGACGATGCTGGATGCATTGCCCGTGCCGCGTGCGACCTATCGCGGGGGCGAGCGCGTCGTTTAATGCCGCGCGCTGCCCGTCCATGTGATCTAAGTCTTTGAGCCGAAAGCGTTTGCCGCAATGCCGCATAAAGGCGGCGGCAAACGCTGCGGCGATCCTGCCCGCCGCCGCCAGCGTCTCACTGTCGATAAGCTTTCAACGCGATGTGCTGCGCCATATCACAAAAGCATCCTTTAGAGGCAATACTCCTCTGCCATCCGGTGTTTCACTAGCACCGCAAATATTTTGATTTGTTAAGCTTGGCGCGCGCCGCTGGCCAGCCAGCGGCCAATAGACCAAGCCCGGCATAACGGCCGGGCGACGTCGCGCAGCGGCACAACCGCATGCGGGACACCTTGAACCACTCCCGGGAGTACATCAGTGAAAAAACTGCTTGCAGCTTTGACGGTTGCCCTGCTCGCTACCGTATCGATCGGCGCACACGCCAAAGACTGGACCACCATTCGTTTCGGCGTCGACGCCAGCTATCCGCCGTTTGAATCGAAAGGCTCCGACGGCAAGCTGACCGGCTTCGATATCGACATCGGCAACGAAATCTGTGCACGCCTGAAGGCGAAGTGCGTGTGGGTCGAGAACGACTTCGACGGCATGATCCCGGCACTCAAGGCGAAGAAGTTCGACGGCGTGCTGTCGTCGATGTCGATGACGCCGCAACGCGCTGAACAGATCGCCTTCTCGTCGAAGCTGTTCAACACGCCGACGCGCCTCGTTGCCAAGAAGGGCTCGAACATCCTGCCGACGGCGGAATCGCTGTCGGGCAAGTCGGTCGGCGTCGAGCAAGGCACGATCCAGGAAACGTACGCAAAGACCTACTGGGAGCCAAAGGGCGCGAAGGTCGTGCCGTACCAGAACCAGGACCAGGTCTATGCCGACCTGATCTCGGGCCGTCTGGACGCAGCACTGCAAGATGCTGTGCAGGCTGACATCGGCTTCCTGAAGACGCCGCGCGGCGCGGGCTACCAGTTCGTCGGCAAGGATCTCGAAGACAAGAAGATTCTCGGCGAAGGCGCGGGCATCGGCATGCGCAAGGAAGACACCGACCTGAAGGCGAAGATCGACAAGGCAATCGCCGACATCATCAAGGACGGCACATACAAGAAGATCGAGAAGAAGTACTTCGACTTCGACGTGTACGGCGGCTAATCTCCGCACAACGCAACGCGCGGTACATGAACGGGCTCCCTGCGGAGCCCGTTTTGTTTTTCCGGCTATCGTGCATGACACGCGTGCATGAGCGCGTGCGGCGGCGCAGCGTCGCCGGCGCCGCCCAAATGGGCTAAGATCGAAGGATTCCCGGCGCGGGCATCGGCGAATCGTTCACGACCCATTTGCGGGCAACTCATGTTCGTTGCGCGCGCCACCATTTTCAGCAGTCAATCCGAAGTCGTATCTTTGCCACTACCGGGCGCTTCGCGCGTCGTCCGCAGCGCCACATCGACCATGCAAACCCACAATCATCCGCTGATTTCCCCGACCCTCGGCACCGCCCGAAGCCTGACGAGCTTCCACTACGGTCCGAGCGGCGGACAAAAGGTCTATATCCAGTCGTCGCTTCACGCCGACGAACTGCCCGGCATGCTGGTGTCGTGGGCGTTGCGCCGCAAGCTGGAAGCGCTCGAGGCAGCCGGCAAGCTGCGCGGCGAAGTCGTGATCGTGCCCGTCGCGAATCCCATCGGCCTGAACCAGCATGTGCTCGGCCTGCTCGCTGGCCGCTTCGAAACGGGCACCGCGCAAAACTTCAACCGCAACTTCTATAACCTGTTCGAGCTGATCGAGCCCGTGATCGAAGAGCGTCTCACGTCGGACGCGCACCACAACCTCACGATCATCCGCCAGGCGATGCGTGAAGCGCTCGATGCGCAAAAACCGCGCACTGAAATCGAATCGCAGCGTCTCGCGCTGCAACTGCTTTCGTACGACGCGGACATCGTCCTCGACCTGCATTGCGACTGGGAAGCGGCACTGCATCTCTACACGAACCCGGACCTTTGGCCCGACGTCGAGCCGCTCGCGCGTTATCTGGATTCGAAGGCATCACTGCTCGCAGTCGATTCCGTCGGCAATCCGTTCGACGAGATTCACAGCTTCTGCTGGTCGGAACTGCGTACGCGCGTCGGCGACCGCTTCCCGATTCCGAACGGCTCTATCTCGGTGACGGTCGAATTGCGCAGTCAGCGCGATGTGTCGTATGAGTTCGCCGAGCACGACGCGCAGGGCATCGTCGAATACCTGACGCATCGCGGCGTGATCGCGGGCGAGGCTGCACCGATGCCCCCGCTCGAATTCGCCGCGACGCCGCTCGCGGGCACCGAGCCGATCGTGACGCCCGTGAGCGGCGTCGTCGTGTATCGCCACGAAGTGGGTAAGTGGGTCGACGCGGGCGAACCGATCGCCGATATCGTCGATCCGCTCACGGAGCGCGTCGTCACCTTGCAGTCGACGGTTGCGGGCGTGATCTACGCGCGTCACCTGTCCCGCTTCGCGCAGGCGGGAATGGAGATCGTGCGCGTCGCGGGCGCGAAGGCGTTCCGCACGGGTCAGTTGCTTTCGGCCTGACGTCACACGCGGCTCTCACGGCCTGACACCGAATGAAGGAAATCGCCCGCCGCGTGCGGGCGATTTTTTTTTCGCTGCCCCGAACGCAGCACCGTCTGTTTCGTGCTCGATATTAAACAAGACCGTTCATGACGCATATGCACAGATTTGCGCGCTACCCGTTAGTACGCAAAGCAAAGGCTGTCGTATTTGTACTACATATTCACTAAAAATTTTTCCTGTCATATTCCTTACCTTTCTCCTCGTTACATTTGCGCCCGTCGCGCGACCAGCCGCCAGAGCCTGGCTCGCGATCGCCATTTTTCAATCCGGAGAAAGCTTTGAACAAGAAAGTACTTACCACCGCTCTACTCGCTTCTGCAGCAGCCGCAGGCACCGCACACGCACAAAGCAGCGTCACGCTGTACGGCATCATCGACGCTGGTATCAGCTACGCAAACCACTCGAAGAACGCAGCAGGCGGCACGGACAAGATCTTCAAGTATGACGACGGCGTCGCTCAAGGCAGCCGTTGGGGCCTGCGCGGCACGGAAGATCTCGGCGGCGGCCTGAAGGCACTGTTCGTGCTCGAAAGCGGCTTCAACAGCGGCACGGGCGCATCGGGCCAGAATTCGACGCTGTTCGGTCGCCAGGCATTCGTCGGCGTTTCGAAGGACGGCATTGGCTCGCTAACGTTCGGCCGTCAGTACTCGTTCTCGACCGACTATCTCGGCGGCGCGTACTCCACGGGCGGCAACACGGTTGCCGGCAACTACGCCTACCACATCAATGACGTCGATCAACTGACGTCGAGCCGCATTAACAATTCGGTGAAGTTCAGTAGCGCGAACTTTGCAGGCTTCACGTTCGGCGGCATGTACGGTTTCTCGAACCTGGCTGGCCAGTTCGCCGGCGCGCCGGGTACGTCGGGTGCGTATCGCGCATACAGCTTCGGCGCCAACTACGCGATGGGCCCGCTCGGCATCGGTGCCGCGTATACGGACATTCGTTTCCCGTCGGCTGGCAGCCAGCCGTTCTCCGTGGCGATCTCGAACGTCGCGACGTCGGCAGGCACGGCGGTCGTGCGCGACCTGCGCTCGTTCGGCGTGGGCGGCCGTTACGTGGTTGGCCCGGCAACGATGTGGGCACTGTGGACGAACACGCACTTCGAACCGACCACGGGCGCTTCGACGACGTACAACAACTTCGAAGGCGGCGCCAAGTACGCGATCACGCCGGCGTTCACGGCCGGCCTCGGCTACACGTACTCGCGTCTGACGGGCGCGACGACGGGCCACTTCAACCAGGTCGACGCGAGCGTCGACTACGCACTGTCGAAGCGTACGGATGTCTACGCACTGGGCATCTTCCAGGACGCGTCGGGCAAGACGGCTGCGGGCGCGCCGATCCAGGCTCAGATCGGTTCATCGACCTCGTACTTCAGCACGTCGGGTTCGGGTTCGCAGAACCAGCTGGCGTTCCGCGTCGGCATGCGCCACAAGTTCTAAGCTGTTCCGCAAGGCGAAGCGCTTCCGGGCGCTTCGCCTGCATGCAGAAGGACTGAAAAACGCCCTCACGCGCGGGGCTCGCGCCGCTTGTCAATCAAGCCGACGTAACCAGCTCGGCGAACTTTTGCACGTCGACGTTGCCGCCGCTGATCAGCACGCCGATACGCTTGCCCTTCAACTGGTCCTTCATCCGACGCGCGGCGGCGAACCCCAGGCAACCCGTCGGTTCCACCACGAGCTTCATGCGCGCGGTGAAGAAGCGCATGCAGTCGATCAGTTCCGCGTCGCTTGCCGTAAGCAGGTCGGCGACATCGCGCTGGATGATCGGAAACGTGTGCTCGCCGAGATGCTGCGTTTGCGCGCCGTCTGCGATTGTCTGCGGCGTGTCGATGTGAACGATCTTTCCCGCGCGAAGCGATTGCTGTCCATCATTGCCCGCTTCAGGCTCGACACCGTAGAGCGCGCAGTCGGGCGACAACGCGCGCGTCGACAGCGCCGAACCGGACAGCAGCCCACCGCCGCCAAGCGGCACGAAGAACGCATCCAGCCGCCCAACTTCCTCGAACAGTTCTTTCGCCGCCGTCCCCTGCCCGGCCATCACATCAGGATGGTCGTAGGGCGGAATCAGCGTCATGCCATGCTTCTGCGCGAGATCGCGGCCGATCTGCTCGCGGTCCTCTGTGTACCGGTCATAGAGGACAACGTTGCCGCCGTAACCCTTCGTTGCCTCCACCTTGATTTGCGGCGCGTCATGCGGCATCACGATCGTCGCGGGCATGCCGAGCAGACGCGCGGACAGCGCGACAGCCTGCGCATGATTACCCGACGAAAACGCGACGACGCCGTGACGTCGCTGCTGCTCGTCGAATTTCGACAGCGCGTTGAACGCGCCGCGAAACTTGAACGCGCCCATGCGCTGCAAGTTTTCGCATTTGAAGAACACATCGGCGCCGAACGCTTCGTTGACGGTTCGTGACGTCAGAACGGGCGTACGGTGCGCAACGCCTTCGAGGCGCCGTGAAGCGGCAACAACGTCGTCATAGGAAGGCAAGGGGAGCGTGGTCATGGGAGATACCGAGAGTTGAGCGGCGCGCGCGTGGCCCGTGGCGCCAGCACGACAACATGCAAGGCGTGAAAAGCGGCGCGTAGCCGTGCCGCCAGATTCCTCGCATTCTGATTAGACACATTGTCTATGTCAATACATTTTGTAAATTGAACTTTGCGCCACGGCGGCGGACCCATCGCAGCGCGCGCCGCATTGAGAAAAGCCGCATTCGGACGGGGCGCCCTTTCGCGTCGGCAGCAGCGCGACGACATCGCCCGACTTGATGCCGAACAGGCCGCCCGTCGCAAGTGGCTCGCGCACCACGGGAAACACGCGTCCTTTCGCTTCGCTATGGAGCACGAACGCGCGCTGCATAGCCGCGAGCACATCGTCGACCGTCAATAGTTGCTCGACGTCGTCCCTGTTGAGCAGCAGCAACGTCGCGTCATTTGGCATCGTTATAGACCGTCGCACGTGAGACGCCCAGATGCGTGGCAATGATTTCCATCGACTTGCGCACTTCCAGAAAGCCCGCCTGCTTCAACTCCTGCATCAACGCACGCCGCTGCTCTGTCTTCAACGCGTGGGGCGTGGTGGCAAGCGAGATCGCGTACTGGTCGATACGCTCACGCAGCGCTTGCGCATTTGCCGGATCGAGCGACTCTTTGACGCCAACGCCCGACGCCGCGCAGAACTGCTCAAGCATGTTCTGGATACCGCGAAACAGATTCAGATCGACGTTCATGCACAACGCGGCGATGTAGCGGCCGGTCGAGTCCCTGACGCCGATCGAGGTACTCTTGGCCCGGCGCCCGTCGCCGAACTGGTTCGGATAGTTGGCCAGCAACTGCGGATAGTCGTCGTCTGCGATCCGCGCGAGTCCGAGTTCCGTTGCAGGATCGCCGACAGCGCGCCCGGACAGGTTGTTGTGGATCGCGAGAATCGCATGATGCGGGTCGCGCAGGTCGTGCACGACGACCTCGCAAAACGGCCCGAACGTCTGCCCGAGACCGTCCGCGATCTGCTTGA
This Paraburkholderia phymatum STM815 DNA region includes the following protein-coding sequences:
- a CDS encoding alpha-D-ribose 1-methylphosphonate 5-triphosphate diphosphatase, translating into MLIKNARVVTRDEVFNGVVQIEDGVIREVARGTTSAVNAQDWEGDYLLPGLIELHTDNLEKHLLPRPGVEWNTDAAFVIHDAQVAAAGITTVFDALAIGSRSNVGLRGRDTQTRCAAALRRFSERKLLRAEHFLHLRCEIATSDVVELFDLLKDHPMLRLASVMDHTPGQRQWHDREQWRRFQERHGKMTDEHMAATLVALEDEQQRFADAHRRAIVGRCKALGVPVASHDDTLVEHVQQAAEEGIVLAEFPTTRVAAEAARRHGIATIMGAPNIVRGGSHSGNVSALELAKANLLDILSSDYVPSSLLTAAFELVDKADWTLPRAMATVSAEPARTAGLHDRGAVEAGLRADLIRVTMLDALPVPRATYRGGERVV
- a CDS encoding porin; the protein is MNKKVLTTALLASAAAAGTAHAQSSVTLYGIIDAGISYANHSKNAAGGTDKIFKYDDGVAQGSRWGLRGTEDLGGGLKALFVLESGFNSGTGASGQNSTLFGRQAFVGVSKDGIGSLTFGRQYSFSTDYLGGAYSTGGNTVAGNYAYHINDVDQLTSSRINNSVKFSSANFAGFTFGGMYGFSNLAGQFAGAPGTSGAYRAYSFGANYAMGPLGIGAAYTDIRFPSAGSQPFSVAISNVATSAGTAVVRDLRSFGVGGRYVVGPATMWALWTNTHFEPTTGASTTYNNFEGGAKYAITPAFTAGLGYTYSRLTGATTGHFNQVDASVDYALSKRTDVYALGIFQDASGKTAAGAPIQAQIGSSTSYFSTSGSGSQNQLAFRVGMRHKF
- a CDS encoding alpha-D-ribose 1-methylphosphonate 5-phosphate C-P-lyase PhnJ, with amino-acid sequence MNAPDSTMQGAAHDSAVEGYNFAYLDEQTKRMIRRALLKAVAVPGYQVPFASREMPLPFGWGTGGIQVTAAIIGRGDTLKVIDQGSDETTNAVNIRRFFARTTGVDTTRRTSEATIVQTRHRIPETPLTDKQILVYQVPMPEPLYRLEPRVAECKKLHALADYGLISVKLYEDIVHLGSIATTYDYPVIVNGRYLASPSPIPKYDNPKMHMNPALQLFGAGRERRIHAIPPYTPVKSLDFDDHPFEVQRWDHACALCGSTESFLDEMIVDDAGKRMFVCSDSDFCRERRQAHGIDNIEGDGA
- the phnK gene encoding phosphonate C-P lyase system protein PhnK; this encodes MTPLLSARALTKRYGGRNGCRNVSFDLYAGEVLCIVGESGSGKSTLLNALALRTPADSGTLHYASASGDTLDLLALSEPRKRLLMRTEWGFVQQNPRDGLRSSVSAGANIGEPLMAVGARHYGKIRETATQWMSRVELDASRIDELPSAFSGGMQQRLQIARNLVTGPRLVFMDEPTAGLDVSVQARLLDLLRTLTSTLHLSVLIVTHDIGVARLLPHRLMVMQGGEVVEAGLTDQVLDDPQHPYTQTLVSSVLPV
- a CDS encoding ABC transporter substrate-binding protein, whose amino-acid sequence is MKKLLAALTVALLATVSIGAHAKDWTTIRFGVDASYPPFESKGSDGKLTGFDIDIGNEICARLKAKCVWVENDFDGMIPALKAKKFDGVLSSMSMTPQRAEQIAFSSKLFNTPTRLVAKKGSNILPTAESLSGKSVGVEQGTIQETYAKTYWEPKGAKVVPYQNQDQVYADLISGRLDAALQDAVQADIGFLKTPRGAGYQFVGKDLEDKKILGEGAGIGMRKEDTDLKAKIDKAIADIIKDGTYKKIEKKYFDFDVYGG
- a CDS encoding threo-3-hydroxy-L-aspartate ammonia-lyase produces the protein MTTLPLPSYDDVVAASRRLEGVAHRTPVLTSRTVNEAFGADVFFKCENLQRMGAFKFRGAFNALSKFDEQQRRHGVVAFSSGNHAQAVALSARLLGMPATIVMPHDAPQIKVEATKGYGGNVVLYDRYTEDREQIGRDLAQKHGMTLIPPYDHPDVMAGQGTAAKELFEEVGRLDAFFVPLGGGGLLSGSALSTRALSPDCALYGVEPEAGNDGQQSLRAGKIVHIDTPQTIADGAQTQHLGEHTFPIIQRDVADLLTASDAELIDCMRFFTARMKLVVEPTGCLGFAAARRMKDQLKGKRIGVLISGGNVDVQKFAELVTSA
- a CDS encoding succinylglutamate desuccinylase/aspartoacylase family protein, with protein sequence MQTHNHPLISPTLGTARSLTSFHYGPSGGQKVYIQSSLHADELPGMLVSWALRRKLEALEAAGKLRGEVVIVPVANPIGLNQHVLGLLAGRFETGTAQNFNRNFYNLFELIEPVIEERLTSDAHHNLTIIRQAMREALDAQKPRTEIESQRLALQLLSYDADIVLDLHCDWEAALHLYTNPDLWPDVEPLARYLDSKASLLAVDSVGNPFDEIHSFCWSELRTRVGDRFPIPNGSISVTVELRSQRDVSYEFAEHDAQGIVEYLTHRGVIAGEAAPMPPLEFAATPLAGTEPIVTPVSGVVVYRHEVGKWVDAGEPIADIVDPLTERVVTLQSTVAGVIYARHLSRFAQAGMEIVRVAGAKAFRTGQLLSA
- the phnL gene encoding phosphonate C-P lyase system protein PhnL; this encodes MTPSIETSFIDNDALMLRAVGIGKTFTLHGQGGVQIEALADVSLDVERGECVVLVGPSGAGKSTLLRCLYGNYLASTGAIAIRDDAQAAKYLPITGAKPRDVLHLRRAVVGYVSQFLRVIPRVSTLDLVAEPLVSRGVEGAQARARAAALLARLNVPERLWHLAPATFSGGEQQRVNIARGLIAEHPLLLLDEPTASLDAENRDIVAGLIVEARECGAAIVGIFHDEDTRAKVATRRLELQPPQRHAAALH
- a CDS encoding helix-turn-helix transcriptional regulator encodes the protein MKKIALEREQASLIEQVKQIADGLGQTFGPFCEVVVHDLRDPHHAILAIHNNLSGRAVGDPATELGLARIADDDYPQLLANYPNQFGDGRRAKSTSIGVRDSTGRYIAALCMNVDLNLFRGIQNMLEQFCAASGVGVKESLDPANAQALRERIDQYAISLATTPHALKTEQRRALMQELKQAGFLEVRKSMEIIATHLGVSRATVYNDAK